The genomic stretch TGATTGTATTTTTTCAGATCATAAAAAAATTCAATAACAAGTCACCGCGAACCTCCCCCACTAATCCTCGCAATCACTTCTTCAATAAAAATAAAAAACACTGTTCTCGTTTTTTCAAACGGCAGCAAACTGCTATCCTGATTAAACTTCGATAAATAAAAAATATAATCGGCGATCGAGTTTAACGTGTTCACATACTCCTCTAATACCAGCATGATCGTTGCACCATTCTTCTTCGTTTCAGTAAACAAATTTTCAAAAGAAGAAAATTTCCCTGTCACAGATAGAACGATCAGAAGCGTATCTTCATCCGCCAGGCGACTGGCAAAGTCCTCGCTTTGTGCCACCGTTACATTTTTATCAGAGGAAATGGTTAGCTTATACCCAAAATACTCCGCACTAATAAAAGACGGGCCCAAACCGTAGATGATAATCTTCTT from Bacillus sp. Cs-700 encodes the following:
- a CDS encoding SIS domain-containing protein, which codes for MIKLDTNHLTKLEEQVHSKLADVVATNDKLKIIDAAELCDVSPSKVSKLVRKLGFDNFKQYKLYFSGQQIHMEKKTKSSEVERLMQFLENFDPALVDDFVSVFQKYKKIIIYGLGPSFISAEYFGYKLTISSDKNVTVAQSEDFASRLADEDTLLIVLSVTGKFSSFENLFTETKKNGATIMLVLEEYVNTLNSIADYIFYLSKFNQDSSLLPFEKTRTVFFIFIEEVIARISGGGSR